One window of the Bacillota bacterium genome contains the following:
- the rpsK gene encoding 30S ribosomal protein S11, which yields EHGMREVEVRVRGPGSGRETAIRSLQAAGLEVTAIKDVTPIPHNGCRPPKRRRV from the coding sequence GGAGCACGGCATGCGGGAAGTGGAGGTGCGGGTCCGAGGACCCGGATCCGGGCGGGAGACGGCCATCCGTTCGCTCCAGGCCGCCGGGCTGGAAGTGACGGCGATCAAGGACGTGACGCCGATCCCCCACAACGGCTGCCGGCCGCCCAAGCGCCGGCGTGTCTAG